Sequence from the Prionailurus bengalensis isolate Pbe53 chromosome A3, Fcat_Pben_1.1_paternal_pri, whole genome shotgun sequence genome:
GAGGATGTTGCCCATGTAAATCCAGATTCCCTGCTTCTTTTGGGAAAAACTCAAGATTTGGCTCCTCTCCGGCTGCATGGCAACAATTGAAAGTTGCTGACAGGGAGCATCCTGTCTGGATGTGGGTTTTCTGCTTTGCCACAGTCTTTACCTGCTTCACTCGTGTCACCTGCGTGGCTTCTACAAGCACTGCAGTAGTTGGGTCTGGACAAACCCCATTGATGCCTCTCTCAATCCTGGTAAGAGCCTTTTTACCAAGGGGGGAACCTGCCCTTAGCTCATCTGCAGGGTTAAACCTTAATTCCAAGGCCTTGGGCTTTGGTGGTCttcctttggtgtcatatcaCCCAGTGCTTGACTGGGGTCGGGGGAAGGATACAGAGGAATTAGTAGAAGCAAATCCTCGAGTCACATGCATGTGCCAGAACCCATGCCGTCTCTGCTTCATACCTGAACCCACTTAATCGGCACAACAGTTTCACAGAGTAGGGTCTGTTAGTATCCCCGTTATACGGATGGGGACACCACAGCTAAGAGGTTACTTGTCCAAAGTGACACAGTTTACCAACAGTAgaggtggggtttgaacccaggcatttGGGCtccagaggctgcttgggacctacacccccccccccccccactgaagCAGCAAGTCTGGTCTCCGGGGCCCCTGCCACACCTTGTTTGCCTGAGCTCCGCGAAGCTTGAGTGGGGCTCCCTGTTCTTTATAACCTGATTCTTGCAGAAGGTCCTTGCATCTGTTAGACCTGGGCCGTCCAGTATAGTAGCTGTCGGCCACAGGTGACTCTTTccatttaaacacattttcaaaaacgAAAATTCGGTTCCTCAGTTGTGCTAGCCACATCTCAAGTGGTCAGTAGCCACATGCAGCTGCTGACTACTCTCTCGGTCAGTGCAGAGACAGAGCATTTCCATTGTCTCAGAAATTTCTGTTAGGTCTGTGTTGGGTGATGAAGACTGTGGGTCATGACCTTTCGACTTGGGATTTCAGCTTTTAATAGCTGCTACCTTGTGCTCCAACAGCCTACAGGGAGGTAGGTCGGAGCCTAGAGTACTGTAAGTGCTCACTAAAAGCACTTCATTCTCATCAGCGCCATCTTTGGGTGAGACAGAAGCTCCACAAGGCCCCTGTGTTATCTATTGTGTAAGATTATCCCCAAATTTCAGGGCTTCTGACCACTGTCTCACATAGTGTCTGCAGGCCAGGAATGTGGGAGCAACTGAGCTAGGTAGTTGTCTCATGAAGTTGTAGTCAAAATGTTGACCTGGGCCAGAGCATCTAGAAGCTTGAGTGGGCTGGAGGGTCCACTTCCAGGATGGCTCACTTATATGTCTGGCAGGTTGATGCTGGCTGTTgacaggaggcctcagttccttgccatgtggaccCTCAAAGGGCTAATGTCCTCATTACATGGTGGCTGGCTTTTCCCAGAAAGCGATCCTAGAGAGCCAGGTGGAAGCTACAGTGCCTTTTATGGCCAACCCTTTGGTCACTCACTGTTACTTCCACACTATCCTATTGGTCACACACGTCAGCCATATTCATCGCGAAAGGAGACTGCAGAAGGGAAGGGCAGGAATACCTTCAGGAGGCAAGACTCCTTGGAAGCCATCTCAAAGGCTGGTTACTATAGCCTTGTTTCTGGTCAACTCTGCACAGGACTTAATTTATCTAGAGAGTAGACTCTGAGTGGGACTTGGTATAATATTATTTCTGAGAATTGGGCACAGGATGCAAAGTGGATTTAGACAATATTGAGCCTTTTTTGTTCATGATCCTGCCATTTTTTCTGAAACCAGAGAAGCACTGACCCCTATATGGGGCCATTCTTCATGGGGCATTGGGAGGCCTACAGGCCAAATAGATTCCTCCTTGGAAATCATTTGCTATGTAGTTTTGGGGGATAGGATGgtcagaattctaagatggcccccaAGATTTTTACCTCCTGTTGTATACACCAGTATATTCCTTCCCCTTGAATGTGGGCAGGATCTGTAACCATGATGGATGCCACTCCTATGATTGGGTTACATCAGACGGGAAAGACAAAGgggttttgcagatgtaattgagGTCCCAAATTAGTTgatttttttagttattaaaagGGGAGATTACCCTGGGCGGGCCAAGCTTAATCAGTTGAAAGTGCTAATAAGAGGATCCGGAACCTTCTTGGTAAGAGAGATGCTCTCCTGTTGGCCTTGAAGAAGCAAGCTTCCATGAGTTCTACAGCTACAAGGATGTGAATGTTGCCAACAACTCTGTGAGCCTGGAATAGAACCCTTTGCCTCAGAGAGACCGCCCTGTCAGCCCCGGCTCACACCTTGATTATGGCCTTGGGAGACCCATAGCAGAAATCCCAGCTAAGCTGTGCTTGGGCTCCCGATCCATGGAAACCATAAGGGCAATAAATGGGTGTTATTTTAACTGCTGTGTTTGTGGTAGTCTGTTACACAACATAGACAACCAATACAGGCAGGTCACTTACTCCCTCTGGACAatcaatttctccatctgtcaaatggcggggagtgcagagtctgggtcatctgtaaaaatatttctggagtaACGACAATGACAGCAACTGTCCCACAGAAAGTGGTTACAGTGGGCCAGGCCCTGTTGCTTTACATATATTGGTTATTTTATTCCTCACAACATCCTGTGAAACAAATACTTCCCCTTTTACAGAAGGgggaactgaagcacagagaggttaagtgacttgaaCTTGCCAAATGTGCCTGGCTTAAACACACAACTTTGTTTCCAAGATGGGTGTTGTCTGGAAAGCCACTGTTTGAGCTGCATTCCTGGATCTTAAGGTGATTCTTCTGAAAATACATATGAGTAATTAGTGTGGGAAGAAgaagtgtgtacacacacacacacacacacacacaatcaggaCAAAATCAGCCAAGCCTAGGACACCCCTAGCCTGGATGAGGCAGGGATGGCACTCTTCCAGGCACCAGCCAGGGTTGGGGAGGAGGATGTTTTGAACCAGATGAAGGCTTGGGAATGAGCTTGGTAGAGCGGGCTCTACTTCAGCACTCTATAATCGAACCCATTTAGAACCCATGTAATGAAACCATAAAGGCCTTGGCCACAAGGCTCTGCCTTCCCCTAGAACTCTGCCTGCCTCTGGGGCGATCAGCCAGCTGTGGCAGGTGTTGACCACTTTGCCCACTGAAAGCATTATTATGCCAATACTGCCCCGCCTGCCTTTGTCCCTTGGGGTCCGGAAGAGAGCCAAGCCTGCCTGGAGGGCCTTTTTTTTGGTAAGTATGGTCAGGGATGACTCTTGGAAAACTTAGTGGATATTATCTTATCGGTTTTATTCCCATCAAATAAggctgcttcctccctccctctctgtcttctcgGTCTGTGCACTCAGCAGTCTACATCCTAACCCAGGGAGGAAGGTGTCTGAGAATTTTACCCACACTGTGGTTAATGTGAGACTCTTCGGGGAAGCCccacttaaaagaaacaaatgagagagagaaaccgaaAAGTCAATGCTTAAGCCTGTAGACTAGTAGTTCATGGTGGAAACTCAGGCCACATGAGAGCTGGTAAGCTAGGAGATTTTAGAACAGAGATTTTGACTTTATTCTCACTCTGTGAGAGCCTCAGAGTCCCAGATTTAGCATTAGGAGTATAGGACTTAAATTAGGCTCTGCTATCAACGTGCTCTTGGAGCTCCATGGGCCTTCTCTCCGAGCCTGagtttccccgtctgtaaaaCAAGTGGGGAATATGGACTAGAGCAATGATTCTCAACCCTAGGGTTCCCATTCTGACAGCGTGAAAATGTGAAGATTATCTTTTAATACCCTCACAGTTCTCTAAGGATACTTGAAAACTTAATTCTTGGGAGGGAAACAGTGCCACCTGCTGGTCTCACTTTACACTCGCAAATATACAAACTGCCAAGGCAATGAATGCTTGGCCATTTGGTATTTATTGAGCCCCGCTCAAAGTTCAAGGTCTGGTAATGCACCCTCTAGGACACACACCCATGAGCCTCTTTCCCCATGAGCTCACAGTCTAGAGGGGACAATTGACATATACATAAAGCCCTTTCATCCAGGGTGGGTGGTGACATGGTCCCAGGGAAGTTCTAGGGGAATACGGGGGTGGGTCCAGGGCATGTGAATTGTGCACTCAAGGCTTAGAAGGGCCTTTCTTGATTTTATGCTCTGTTGTCACGGTCTTGAAATTCTAAATAGTTTTTGCACAAGGGGgccatacattttcattttcttcttttttttcccatacatTTTAGTTTTGCACTGGGTCCCCTAAAGTATGTAGCTGGTCCTGCCTTAGGGAAATCTtgaaagaggtgacatttgagctggatTTGGAGATCAGGGCAGtaggtggagggagaggaaagaaggaagtttatTCTAGTGCGGAAGGCAAGGTGAAGGCCTCTGTGGCTGGATGGCGTGAGGAAAGGACACAGACAGTGGGCTGCTGCAAGGGGGTGGAGTGGGAAGGGACTGGATGTCAGATTCAGGTTCAGGGCTGGGAGGACCTCTGAGCACAGTACTGCAGCTGGAACTTAGAAGACAGGCCAAGGCTTTGAGGTCACAGACTTCCACGTGGGTGCATACATGGGACCGAGGGTCCTATGGTGCCCCGAGGGGTGTGCAAAAGAAGACAGGGCTGCATGGAGGGGCCTGGGCTTTCAGGCCAACCTAGGATCTTGGCTTCCAGGACTCCTGCCTTGTGAAGTGGCAGAGGAAGTCCTCGAGCACAGGGCTGAATGGGCCCTTGTGCCCCAACACCCTGCTGTGAAACTCATTCTGAGTGGCTTCGTGCTTCAACAGTATCACGGGGCAGTGAGAGCAAACTCTTCTGAAGCAGGCACTCACGTAGGGGACATTTCCCATTCAACTTGTCCCCTGCATTCCTCAGCCAGGATTCACTCTCAGGGGCCATGAAGGGCCCTTAAACAAGCTTCTCTTTCCTGATCATAGTGAGTTGCAGCCTGCTGATGGCAGATGACAGATCTTCACTATAATTTGGGGGAAGTTTAAAGAGCAAAGGTCACTTCCTCCCCTTGGGAAATGTCAGCTTCTTCCTCACGGgcttcccaccccccctccctctggGAGAGAAACTTCCTGGGGAATGAGCCCTTCTCAGAATTCCAGGAAGGGCCCAGAGGAGTGAGAGTCTTGAACCCACATTTTAGAGCAGTTGTCCCCATGGGGCACCACAGGAACTGGACCAGGTAGCTGGCACCcacatatatctatatccatGGCTCCAATGGCCTGAGCCAGGACCCTGCCTGGTTTCTCTACTTCCCTGTAAAGCACAGACTTGACAGGGGGTGGGCAGGTTGATCAGGGCAGACTGTCATTTGGTTCCTGGTTCCCATGCTGAGAAGCTCCTCTCTCAGCTGCGTTACTGTCCAGCTGATCCCAGGAGTTCTGCCTGGAACTGTCCtgtgttttgtatcttacattTGCCCCTGAGCCTGGGGTGCATCTTTGCTTAGACTGGGGGGATAGCCAGTAGGGAACTCAACCCCAGAGCCAACAGGTGGGCCCCAGGACAGGCACAGGAGTTCAAGAATGCTAGCTGCTTCTGAACCTCATTCCTTCTCCAGAAAGGGTCAAAATGGCAGGCTCTCTGCTCCATTGGACTCATGGTCCCTTCTTgtgtgtgcgagtggggggaACTACACTGAGCGCCTCCCTCCTTGGGGAGGTGGGTCATTCAGATCAGACTCTGCCCTGGGATGGCAGAGGAATCCCTGACCTGCAGGATCTGTTGGGCCTGCAAGAGAAGTGCCTGGGTGGACAGTGAAGATGGCAAGACCTGACCACCGTCCTGGGCACAAAGCAAGCACAGGCAAGGGTGCTATGCCTGGCCGCAGCCATTGGGAGCACCAGGAGGGGCAGGTCTTGTCTTCCAGGGCGGAACCCAGTACTCCAGGGCAGGCCTCTCATGCTCCAGGAGGGACTCAGTGTTTCCAGTGGAACCCAGTGTTCACATGGGACCTGGTGCTCCAGCAAAATCCCCTGCAATGGGTGGGATCTGGCGTCCTAGGTGAGTCTAGTGCTCCAGGTGAGACCCAGAGCTCTAGGAGTGACCCGGTGCTCCAAGTGGAACCCAGTGCTCCGGGCAGTGCCGGGTGCTCCAGGTGAGAGCCAGCACTTTAGGCCCGACCTGGAGATCTAGGTGGGAGCTGGCATTCGGGGTCAGGGCTAGCAGTCCATGCAGGACATGGTGCTCCAGGCCTGGGTGTGTGGAACTGTGTGGGTCCTCTTCAAGAGGAGACACAACTGCACAGAAGGTAAATGTCCCAGGCCTGGCTCTTAAGAGTGTGTGAAATCctactgagacacagagagaaacagacaaagtTGGAGGTATGGGGACACACAAATGGGGAGATGTGCAAAGGTactgtgggggagagagagagagagagagactgcttgATTTAGAGAGTGAGACAGACAAACACGGGGAGAGCCACGCTGGTGACTGGACAGCATCACTCAGGTGGACGAGTGAGTGGCAGTTTCTCTGGCGAGGGCCCTCCGCCGCCCAGGCTCTGGCCTTGACTTCCCAGCAAAGGGGCAGGGGGCGGAGCCCGGCCCCCAGGGAGGCCCGGGCCGGGCGTGGGCGCGGACCTAAGTCTGGATGAAGAGGTGGAAGTTGCTGCGCGTGAACTCGTGGTGGATACTCTCGAGCAGCGCGTCGGCGTCGGCGGCGGGTtcgggggcgcccggggggccgggccgggcgctgTACTCGGGGGTGTAGGTGAAGGAGAAGGCGCTGGGGTAGAAGAGGCCGTCGGCGCGCACCAGGCTCACGGGCACTGTGATGGGTGTGCGCAGCCAGCGCCAGTCGCTGCCGAAGGCGGCGATGTCGGGCACCACGCACACCAGGGACCGCGGGCTCCTGGGGTGGCACCGAGGTTAGGGCTGCAGTGCCGCCGACGGCACGCACCCGTCCCGTTCCCCGCGGCCCAAGGGAGGCTCCCCCTATACCTGTACATGGTTTCGGCCTCCACGTCCCCGAACCACACCTTGAGCCCCGCGTGGAAGTTCTCGCCGTGGAGCTCGAGCGTGGCCACGTCTCCCCCACCACTCagctgggggcgggagggagcggGGGCGGTGGCCGAGAGCCTGCTGCTCTCCCTCGCCAGCAccccattcccccccccacccccacacacaccctgagCCAGATCCCCACTCGCCCGCGCCCTCTGCGCCCGCCAGCGCCCCGGATTCACCTCCAGGGTGCTGATGAGGGGCACTGGGGTGACGGGTTCCCGGGTCCACGCCAGGCTGGTGCTGAAGGAGAACTCCACCGACTCGGTACCGATGATGGTCCAACAAGAGCTGTCATTGAGCAGCGCCCTGTTCGCCtctttggggcagggggaggcctgGGAGGAGACCCAAGGGGATGGTGGCCACCAGCATGGGTGGCATGGGTCAGCATAATGCCTGGGCTCTTGCATCCTGGGGTCCAgtcctaggctctgagctttacCTGCCCTGTGAGCTTGGACAAGGCCCTTAAGTTCCCTGAACTAGCTGGTTTCCAAAGGTCTATTTTCTTAGGActctgaaattctattttttaacattgtGCAATTCTATTCTACAGGTTTGAAACGCTTGGGGAGGCAATATAGCTCaataataatgttattttctatatattatgaTTTTATCTCAACATTCCATGATCATATTCTTTTGGGAGTTGTACTGCTTAATAATAATTTTCCACATTCAACAGTTCTGTGGCTTAacattttaagattcttttttaaaaaatgtttatttatttggggggggggttgggcacagagtgcgagagggggagagagaatcccaagtaggctccacgctgttagcacagagcctgacacagggctcgatctcatgagcccttgagatcttgacccaagccgaaatcaagagtctgatgctcagccaactgagcccccccaggtgcccctgaacattcTATGATTCTAATGCTCTTTGCACAATAATACTCAattctattacttatttttattttcattctaaacTCTTATCTCCTACCATTCTATGACTCTAACATTCCTTGGGAAGGAGTATTGCTCAATTAATATTGTTACTATGTTTTCTACATTCTTGGATTCTGTCCTGATAGTCTGTGATTCTAACATTCCATGGGAGGCAGTGTCGCTCAGTAAGCAGCAGTCATTATGATGATGACCATCCTACGTTCTCCGGTTCTCTATGTCCTGACCTTCTAGAACGCTTGGTGCCAGTACTCGTTCCCTCTCTCACCTGGAACTGCACCACCTTGTCTGCGGCGAGGCATAAGTAAGTGCCACCCTCTCCGGCAGGCTCCCCGGGGAACTGGAACGCACACTTGTGCAGCTGGGAGATGGGCTCGTCCACGTCGAGGAGTGCGTACTGTTTGGCCACTTTGCGGATGATCTACAACAGAAGGGGTGGTAGGAAGTGTGGCGGCAAGGTGCCTGGGTGCACAGAGGCTGCCCTCCCAGCTAGCTTTCTGCTATCCTGTAGCCATATGGGCCCTGgcaggtccccccaccccccaccctttaCCTCCATCCGGCCCCACAAAGCACTGAGTATCCAGAGTGAGAATGCATGTCTTTATGCCTTGGGCCCTCACCTTCCAGCCCTGCCCTTGTGGGTCAGACTTTCTGCATGGATCTGGGGGGACCCCCCAGGTATGCCTTCCCTTCTCATACCATTGGAGGTAGTGTGATGCCCGTGACAGTGCAGACGAGTTGCACTAGGGAGCCATAGCGGACGTAGCCCTCTCGAGGCGGGAAGTCCCCCTGGGAACAGTGTTCATCAGCTGGCgtgaaaagagggaagggaaggaaggaaggttttcAGGGGTCCCACGTTTCTCCCCTGAAccctgccttccctgcctctgGCCCCACCCCACATCACACTTGGATCCTGCGGGGAGGGTCGGCATGCAGGGAGACAGCTAAGGCTGAAGGTTCTCATTCTGGAGGGGTCATCTGTGGCCATCCTTGAAAGTGTCTGCTCCCAGGGTGGGGTTTGAGAGGAACGGAGAGGGCTGGACATTAGAGTCAGAATGGCTTGGACTAGTCACAGACTCACTGGGACTTTTGGCAAGCCTCAGTTCCTTGGGCAAAGTTTACTTTTCTCGAGGAGTTGTACTGAAGATGAAATAAGCTGATGCATGTGAAGCTCCCAGCCCCGGGCCGGCTGGTGTGGTTACCCAGGTGGAGCGTGAAGGCAGCCCACTGGCGCGCGCTGGCCACGAAGGCGCCGTCCTCCACGGACAGGTAGCGCGTGGAGACCGTCTGGGAGCGCAGGCGGTTGAAGAGGGAGACCTTTGAGCCCGAGGATATGCACACTGTGAGGGGAGGTGAAATCAGCGCCCAAGCCTGCCTTGGTTCCTTGTACTTGCCAGGCAGTTTCTGGTCCTCTGTCCCTTGGGTCAGTCCCCTCGTATGCTCACTGGCCTAGACACACTGGGCATTCCTAGTTCACGGCCCTTTACCAAGTACTGGCTGGAGTCCTGCTTTTGTATCCTTGCCTGTTCCTTTTTGCTGCCTGGACGCCCTTCAGTTCGATAAACAATATTATCAAGTATTCACTAAGTGCCTCCTTTggggcaggcactgtgctgggtactgGGCACCGAAGGGTGACTTAGACCCAATTTTACTCTGGAGGAGTTCACAGTCTCAGAGAGGTGGGACATACATATAAAGTTTCAAAATGAGGTGGTAAGGGCTGGGTgaaagaaggcttcctggaggaggttaCACTCTCAGCTGGGGAGCAGGAAGTAGGTAGGAGTTGCTCAGGGGGCTGCATAAGCAAATACCATGTGGTGTGAAACAGCAGTGTGATATTTCTAGGGTTTGACACCGATCTCTTCCAGCTTATCACACTCGGAaccatggttttgttttctgatggAGCTTTGACCACTTGGGGAGAAAGCACTAGGtcatcttctctcccctcctaGTGCAAGGCATATCGTAAATGCTCAATTTACACGTAGCCTAAGTTCCCATCCATTGGATAATAATGAAAGCTAATGTTTGTTGTATGTCAGATACTGTTTTAAATGCTCTATATGCATTAGCTCATTTGATTCTCCCAA
This genomic interval carries:
- the RBPJL gene encoding recombining binding protein suppressor of hairless-like protein, with translation MDPVPAADPSAPPGPLTHLSPPDSSEARPRSGADGRSLPGSWTSCQPAPTPGSPPEHVTVLREGVRQCLQQQCEQTVWILHAKVAQKSYGNEKRFFCPPPCVYLAGPGWRVKPVQGQAHQPGETGPTVCGYMGLDGASGSAAETQKLNFEEQPDSREFGCAKTLYISDADKRKHFRLVLRLVHRGGRELGTFHSRLIKVISKPSQKKQSLKNTDLCISSGSKVSLFNRLRSQTVSTRYLSVEDGAFVASARQWAAFTLHLADEHCSQGDFPPREGYVRYGSLVQLVCTVTGITLPPMIIRKVAKQYALLDVDEPISQLHKCAFQFPGEPAGEGGTYLCLAADKVVQFQASPCPKEANRALLNDSSCWTIIGTESVEFSFSTSLAWTREPVTPVPLISTLELSGGGDVATLELHGENFHAGLKVWFGDVEAETMYRSPRSLVCVVPDIAAFGSDWRWLRTPITVPVSLVRADGLFYPSAFSFTYTPEYSARPGPPGAPEPAADADALLESIHHEFTRSNFHLFIQT